A stretch of the Candidatus Hydrogenedentota bacterium genome encodes the following:
- the glnA gene encoding type I glutamate--ammonia ligase yields MHKDFSPKDVVDLVKKEDVKFIDLRFMDFPGLMQHFSIPSRHLSVDVFEEGLGFDGSSIRGWQAINESDMLVLPDPKTAVIDPFTEYKTLILYCNILDPITKERYSRCPRCIAQKAENYMISTGIADTAYIGPEAEFFIFDNIRYDANSFSAFYEIDSVEAIWNSGRDENPNLGYKLRHKEGYFPVPPSDRLQDVRSRMVDHMQKSGLNVEAHHHEVATAGQCEIDLKFDSLTMMADMLTMFKYIIKNTAFQANMTATFMPKPLYGDNGSGMHTHLSLWKGGKPLFAGDKYAGLSQEALWAIGGLLKHAPALVAFTNPTTNSYKRLVPGYEAPVNLAYSSRNRSACCRIPMYSPSPKAKRVEFRVPDPSCNPYLAFSAVLMAALDGIQNKIDPGQPMDKDLYDLPAEEKAKIPQTPGSLREALDNLEKNHDFLLKGDVFTKDVITTWIDYKRERECLAMELRPHPYEFHLYYDI; encoded by the coding sequence GTGAAGAAGGAAGACGTGAAGTTCATCGACCTGCGGTTCATGGACTTTCCCGGCTTGATGCAGCATTTCAGCATTCCCTCGAGACACCTGAGCGTGGATGTCTTCGAGGAAGGACTTGGGTTCGACGGTTCGAGTATCCGCGGCTGGCAGGCCATCAACGAAAGCGACATGCTCGTTCTGCCCGATCCGAAGACCGCCGTCATCGATCCCTTCACCGAATACAAGACCCTTATTCTCTACTGCAACATTCTCGACCCGATCACGAAGGAGCGCTACAGCCGCTGCCCGCGCTGCATCGCCCAGAAGGCCGAGAACTACATGATCTCCACGGGAATCGCAGACACGGCGTATATCGGACCCGAAGCCGAGTTCTTCATCTTCGACAACATCCGCTACGACGCGAACTCCTTCTCCGCGTTCTATGAAATCGACAGCGTCGAAGCCATCTGGAACAGCGGCCGCGACGAGAATCCCAACCTCGGCTACAAGCTCCGCCACAAGGAAGGGTACTTCCCCGTACCGCCGTCCGACCGCCTTCAGGACGTCCGCAGCCGCATGGTCGACCACATGCAGAAGAGCGGCCTTAACGTCGAAGCGCACCACCACGAAGTGGCCACCGCCGGCCAGTGCGAAATCGACCTCAAGTTCGATTCGCTGACCATGATGGCCGACATGCTGACGATGTTTAAGTACATCATCAAGAATACGGCTTTCCAGGCCAACATGACGGCAACGTTCATGCCCAAGCCGCTCTATGGCGACAACGGCTCCGGTATGCACACGCACCTCTCGCTGTGGAAGGGCGGCAAGCCCCTCTTCGCCGGAGACAAGTACGCCGGTCTCAGCCAGGAAGCCCTGTGGGCCATCGGCGGTCTGCTGAAGCACGCCCCGGCCTTGGTCGCGTTTACCAACCCGACGACCAACTCCTACAAGCGTCTGGTTCCGGGTTATGAAGCACCCGTTAACCTCGCCTACTCGAGCCGTAACCGCAGCGCGTGCTGCCGTATCCCGATGTACTCGCCGAGCCCGAAGGCCAAGCGCGTCGAGTTCCGCGTACCCGATCCGTCCTGCAATCCGTACTTGGCGTTCTCGGCCGTGTTGATGGCCGCCCTCGACGGTATCCAGAACAAGATCGATCCGGGCCAGCCGATGGACAAGGACCTGTACGATCTGCCAGCCGAAGAAAAGGCGAAGATCCCGCAGACGCCCGGCAGCCTTCGCGAAGCGCTGGACAACCTTGAGAAGAACCACGACTTCCTGCTCAAGGGCGACGTGTTCACGAAGGACGTTATCACAACGTGGATTGACTACAAGCGCGAGCGCGAGTGCCTTGCCATGGAGCTTCGCCCGCATCCCTACGAATTCCACCTGTACTACGACATCTAG
- a CDS encoding chemotaxis protein CheW, with product MDRMDDNELRNSLPWLIFSLDRQSYAINGAYTREMVNCTDPIKLPYAPDYVRGAISLRGSVMPLVDLRLWIGLSSARKEIEHLVSEMHKREQDHRDWLTELEASIREERPFTRATDPHKCAFGKWYDSYHSENPIFREVLRKFDAPHKAIHGIAVKALAAAQDGRHDLANSIVEETRNTTLREMIDLFGKFRHALVTYSRETAIILENNDTVCAVAVDSVDAVEQLDTTFDSTAIMFQDDAPIRVPYVGKRKKDGSSVLVVDVDVLFSEMRNVCVEHEGFMVEN from the coding sequence ATGGACCGCATGGATGACAACGAATTGCGCAATTCGCTACCGTGGCTCATTTTCTCCCTTGATCGACAGAGTTATGCCATCAACGGCGCATATACCCGTGAGATGGTAAATTGCACGGATCCCATCAAGCTGCCCTACGCTCCGGATTACGTTCGCGGGGCCATAAGCCTAAGAGGCAGTGTTATGCCTCTGGTCGACCTGCGACTGTGGATCGGATTGAGTTCCGCCAGGAAAGAAATCGAGCATTTGGTCAGCGAGATGCACAAGCGAGAGCAGGATCATCGCGATTGGCTGACCGAGCTGGAAGCCTCCATACGCGAAGAGCGCCCATTCACTCGGGCCACGGACCCGCACAAATGCGCCTTTGGCAAGTGGTATGACTCGTATCATTCGGAGAACCCGATTTTCCGCGAAGTGCTGCGCAAATTCGACGCTCCCCACAAAGCCATTCACGGAATTGCGGTCAAAGCCCTCGCCGCGGCGCAGGATGGGCGGCATGACTTGGCCAACAGCATTGTTGAGGAGACCCGCAATACTACGCTGAGAGAAATGATTGACCTCTTCGGGAAGTTTCGGCATGCACTTGTCACCTATTCCCGAGAGACCGCAATCATCCTGGAGAACAACGACACGGTGTGCGCGGTGGCGGTCGATTCGGTCGACGCGGTTGAGCAGTTGGACACAACGTTCGACTCGACCGCGATCATGTTCCAAGACGACGCCCCTATCCGCGTTCCCTACGTTGGTAAGAGAAAAAAGGATGGGAGTTCGGTTCTTGTTGTAGACGTGGATGTGCTGTTCAGCGAGATGAGAAACGTGTGTGTCGAGCACGAAGGCTTCATGGTTGAGAACTGA
- a CDS encoding MFS transporter: MAERIAETGEQLTQVEATPSMARAWLVVGLLWMVALLNYLDRLTITTMRDSIVSDIPMTDAQFGLLTSVFLWIYAALSPAAGYLADRYSRSGVIVVSLFVWSAVTWLTGHCQTFGQLVTARALMGIGEACYIPAALALISDYHRGATRSKATGIHMSGIYAGSALGGIGGYLAVWYGWRTAFTAFGLFGVFYAVLLFFVLRDASKPAAKVPLAPEATAEDPASHLSFLSALSALLRQPSYLVILAHWSLLAMAGWSFSGWLPTYLKEHFNMGQGAAGISATAYLQVAAFVGILVGGAWADAWHKTNVRGRILVPCIGLLAAGPALFMTSSTNVFTFAVAGLLVYGLSRGFTDSNMMPILCQVADPRYRATGYGFMNFCSCSVGGVMIWAGGKLRDHDVNIGLVFQVSAVGLFLGGLMLLLIKPRRNIEAQ; encoded by the coding sequence ATGGCCGAGAGAATCGCCGAGACGGGGGAGCAACTGACGCAGGTTGAAGCGACACCTTCGATGGCACGGGCTTGGTTGGTCGTGGGGCTGTTGTGGATGGTTGCGTTGCTGAACTACCTTGACCGGCTGACAATCACCACGATGCGCGATTCGATCGTGAGCGATATTCCGATGACGGACGCGCAGTTTGGGTTGCTGACGTCGGTGTTTCTATGGATCTACGCGGCGCTCAGCCCCGCGGCAGGTTACCTGGCGGATCGGTACAGCCGTTCGGGAGTGATTGTTGTCAGCTTGTTTGTGTGGTCGGCGGTGACGTGGCTCACGGGGCATTGTCAGACGTTTGGTCAACTGGTTACGGCTCGCGCGCTGATGGGAATCGGAGAAGCGTGCTACATTCCGGCGGCGCTGGCGTTGATTTCAGACTATCACCGAGGCGCGACGCGGTCGAAGGCAACGGGCATCCACATGAGCGGGATCTACGCGGGCTCGGCGTTGGGAGGGATTGGGGGCTATCTGGCGGTTTGGTACGGCTGGCGGACGGCTTTCACGGCATTCGGACTATTTGGCGTGTTCTACGCCGTGCTGTTGTTCTTCGTGCTGCGAGACGCTTCGAAGCCTGCGGCAAAAGTTCCGCTAGCCCCCGAGGCTACAGCGGAGGATCCGGCGAGTCATTTGTCGTTCTTGTCGGCGCTGTCGGCGCTATTGCGGCAGCCGTCGTATCTGGTGATCCTGGCGCATTGGAGTCTTCTGGCGATGGCGGGATGGAGTTTCAGCGGGTGGCTCCCGACATATTTGAAAGAGCACTTCAACATGGGCCAGGGGGCCGCGGGCATTTCGGCGACGGCCTATTTGCAGGTCGCGGCGTTTGTGGGAATTCTGGTCGGCGGCGCGTGGGCCGACGCGTGGCACAAGACAAACGTGCGCGGGCGCATCCTGGTGCCGTGTATCGGATTGTTGGCAGCGGGTCCGGCCTTGTTCATGACCTCGTCAACCAATGTATTCACGTTTGCGGTTGCGGGTCTGCTTGTGTATGGGCTTTCGCGCGGGTTCACCGACTCGAACATGATGCCGATCCTTTGCCAAGTGGCTGATCCACGGTATCGGGCGACGGGGTATGGCTTCATGAACTTCTGCAGTTGCAGTGTGGGCGGTGTGATGATTTGGGCGGGCGGCAAGCTGAGAGACCACGACGTGAACATCGGGCTTGTCTTTCAGGTTTCCGCGGTGGGCCTGTTCCTCGGCGGATTGATGCTGCTGCTGATTAAGCCGCGAAGAAATATCGAGGCGCAATAG